The proteins below are encoded in one region of Salmo salar chromosome ssa02, Ssal_v3.1, whole genome shotgun sequence:
- the LOC106578794 gene encoding C-X-C chemokine receptor type 3-2 encodes MDHVNATTDYYIYEDIYNSSSSETGSSQSSVPCYKDGIMDFTQSYSPVVYSLVFVLALVGNILVLCVLMRYRTSQTGGACSFSLTDTFLLHLAVSDLLLALTLPLFAVQWARQWVFGVAACKISGALFSLNRYSGILFLACISFDRYLAIVHAVSTSWKRNTCHAQIACALIWTVCLGLSGVDIAFRQVVEVGRSGDHQGLLVCQAVFTHSSVQWQVGMPLVNLVLGFGLPLLVMLYCYIRIFRSLCNASRRQKRKSLHLIVSLVSMFVLCWAPYNSFQLAESLKKLGVISGGCQFGRTVDIGILVSESMGLSHCALNPLLYGFVGVKFRSELTRMCKGLLGQRFYPGMKGWGGQRRTRRPTGSFSSAESENTSHFSVMA; translated from the exons ATGGATCACGTCAATGCAACCACAGATTACTAT ATCTATGAAGACATCTACAACAGCTCTTCTTCTGAAACAGGCAGTAGCCAATCCAGTGTGCCCTGCTATAAGGATGGCATCATGGACTTCACCCAGAGCTACTCCCCTGTGGTCTACAGCCTGGTGTTTGTGCTGGCGCTGGTGGGTAACATCCTGGTGCTGTGTGTGCTGATGCGCTACCGCACCTCTCAGACAGGCGGGGCCTGCTCCTTCTCCCTCACCGACACCTTCCTGCTCCACCTGGCCGTGTCCGACCTCCTGCTGGCCCTCACGCTGCCCCTGTTCGCCGTCCAGTGGGCCCGCCAGTGGGTGTTCGGCGTGGCCGCCTGCAAGATTTCCGGAGCCCTGTTCTCTCTGAACCGCTACAGCGGCATCCTGTTCCTGGCCTGCATCAGCTTCGACCGCTACCTGGCCATTGTCCACGCCGTCAGCACCAGCTGGAAACGCAACACCTGCCATGCCCAGATTGCCTGCGCCCTGATCTGGACAGTGTGCTTGGGCCTGAGTGGGGTGGACATCGCCTTTAGACAGGTGGTGGAAGTGGGGCGCTCGGGGGATCATCAGGGCCTGCTGGTGTGCCAGGCGGTGTTCACCCACAGCTCAGTGCAGTGGCAGGTGGGGATGCCGCTAGTCAACTTGGTGCTGGGTTTTGGGCTGCCCCTGCTGGTCATGCTCTACTGCTACATCCGTATCTTCCGCTCCCTTTGCAACGCCTCGCGCCGCCAGAAGAGGAAGTCCCTTCACCTCATCGTCTCCCTGGTGTCCATGTTTGTGCTCTGCTGGGCGCCCTACAACTCCTTCCAATTGGCCGAAAGCCTGAAGAAGCTGGGAGTGATTAGTGGAGGCTGCCAGTTTGGCCGCACGGTGGACATCGGGATCCTGGTGTCTGAGAGCATGGGGCTGTCACACTGTGCCCTAAACCCGCTGCTGTACGGCTTTGTGGGGGTGAAATTTAGGAGTGAGCTGACCAGAATGTGTAAGGGGCtgctgggacagaggttctatccagggatgaagggatggggaggacagaggagaacaCGGAGGCCCACTGGGTCCTTCAGCTCAGCAGAGAGCGAGAACACCTCCCACTTCTCTGTCATGGCTTGA